From Quercus lobata isolate SW786 chromosome 1, ValleyOak3.0 Primary Assembly, whole genome shotgun sequence, one genomic window encodes:
- the LOC115987420 gene encoding uncharacterized protein LOC115987420 — protein MPPTSCPDEVLRYLADECPELKALYLPSVMGKNSSFVLLEVISKWKNLELLKLGSPYSVHMEKILEKILEEISLHCKNFCHLEIVIIELFWREVVSAIVTFLPNIKYLYLRDGFIDQESLEIILQGCKELCAFVLYGLKL, from the exons ATGCCCCCTACCTCGTGCCCAGATGAGGTGTTAAGATATTTAGCAGACGA GTGCCCTGAGTTGAAGGCTCTATATTTGCCATCTGTGATGGGGAAGAATTCTTCATTTGTTCTGTTAGAAGTCATAAGTAAGTGGAAAAATCTGGAGCTGTTGAAACTTGGAAGTCCTTATAGCGTTCACATGGAAAAGATACTGGAAAAGATACTTGAAGAAATCAGTCTTCACTGCAAGAATTTCTGTCATTTAGAGATTGTTATTATTGAACTTTTTTGGAGAGAAGTAGTGTCAGCCATTGTCACCTTTCTGCCAAACATAAAGTACTTATATCTGAGAGATGGATTCATTGATCAAGAGAGTTTAGAGATAATTCTGCAGGGCTGCAAGGAGCTTTGTGCATTTGTTCTTTatggtttaaaactttaa